One genomic region from Chloroherpetonaceae bacterium encodes:
- the porQ gene encoding type IX secretion system protein PorQ, whose amino-acid sequence MRYTLTLLCFTLTATGLGQTTVYDFLRLDRSARIAALGGNSVSLAGDIASFFQNPAVLDSSTHKQASFSFQKHVLDINSGFVAYGRTLPGIGQFGAGISVVSYGNFEETDAVGNTTGSFSAGDFALQIGYAVNLQHFGFGALRAGAALKFIFSSIQAFRSTALALDAGLLLAVPSEALHIGFAVLNLGTQLSGFDGVRENLPLDVRFSLSKKLEGLPLELTVGFIRLADPSDNFFTRFRQFTVGGEFTITEAVKLRIGYSNLQRQDLSLTGTLGLSGFSAGLGIAIEHFRFDYAFSSWGVLGGLHQLTLVTVL is encoded by the coding sequence ATGCGTTACACGCTGACCCTGCTTTGCTTCACACTTACGGCAACTGGCCTCGGTCAAACCACTGTCTATGATTTTTTACGCTTAGACCGCAGCGCCCGAATTGCGGCATTAGGTGGCAACAGCGTTTCGCTCGCTGGCGACATTGCCAGCTTTTTTCAAAACCCTGCCGTTTTGGACTCCAGCACGCACAAACAAGCCTCATTTAGTTTTCAGAAACATGTCTTAGACATCAACTCTGGTTTTGTCGCATATGGGCGAACACTGCCGGGCATTGGACAGTTTGGCGCTGGCATTAGCGTTGTCAGCTATGGCAATTTTGAGGAAACCGATGCCGTAGGCAACACCACTGGTTCATTTTCTGCGGGCGATTTTGCCCTGCAAATTGGCTACGCTGTCAACCTTCAACACTTTGGCTTTGGGGCGTTGCGTGCAGGGGCAGCACTGAAATTCATCTTTTCCAGCATTCAGGCATTCCGCTCTACGGCTCTGGCTCTCGACGCGGGCCTTTTGCTTGCTGTGCCCAGTGAAGCACTGCATATTGGATTTGCAGTGCTGAATCTTGGCACACAGCTCTCTGGCTTTGATGGCGTGCGGGAAAACTTGCCGCTCGATGTGCGCTTTAGCCTGAGCAAAAAGCTGGAAGGCTTACCACTTGAATTGACCGTTGGATTTATTCGGCTTGCTGACCCTAGTGACAACTTCTTTACCCGTTTCCGACAATTCACAGTTGGCGGTGAATTTACCATCACGGAAGCGGTGAAGTTGCGGATTGGATACAGCAACTTGCAACGCCAAGACCTTAGCCTTACGGGCACACTTGGTCTGTCGGGTTTTTCCGCCGGTTTAGGCATTGCGATTGAGCACTTTCGCTTCGACTATGCGTTTTCATCGTGGGGTGTTTTGGGTGGCTTACATCAACTCACGCTGGTCACTGTGCTGTAA
- a CDS encoding efflux RND transporter periplasmic adaptor subunit: MQKKPILISGVFFAAIALLLWLRLSPKSAEPPAAARPSSGNAMLPVRGYVVSKRKLENRILSAGTLVANEEVELRSESSGRITHILFREGSPVKQGELLVKINDAELQAQLQRTLYRLKLAQTREERQRKLLAERAVSQEEYDITLNEMNTLKAEVDIIKAQIDKTEVRAPFNGVVGLRYVSVGSYISPTTRIASIQNICPLKLDFSIPEKYATLVRKGDKVLFRVQGIDKVLEGQVYAIEPKIDPATRTLPIRAIYPNSDRRILPGAFAEVELLLQNADSAVMIPSEALVPELKGQKVFVAKQGKAVAKSVEIGLRTDREIQVTSGLSDGDTVITTGILQLRPGMAVQFVEFQSLENSD, translated from the coding sequence ATGCAGAAAAAGCCGATTTTGATTAGCGGGGTTTTCTTTGCAGCTATTGCGCTTCTGCTTTGGCTGCGACTGTCACCAAAGTCAGCAGAACCTCCTGCGGCGGCACGCCCATCTTCTGGCAATGCTATGCTTCCTGTGCGGGGCTATGTGGTCAGCAAGCGAAAGCTTGAAAACCGTATCCTTTCTGCAGGCACACTGGTCGCCAACGAAGAAGTTGAACTGCGCTCCGAAAGCTCAGGCAGAATCACGCACATTCTTTTCCGAGAGGGCAGCCCTGTGAAGCAAGGCGAGCTGCTGGTTAAAATCAATGACGCAGAGCTGCAAGCGCAGTTGCAACGCACCTTGTATCGCCTTAAACTTGCTCAGACTCGAGAGGAACGTCAGCGCAAGCTTTTAGCCGAGCGCGCCGTCAGCCAAGAAGAGTATGACATCACGCTTAATGAAATGAATACGCTCAAGGCTGAAGTGGATATTATCAAAGCACAAATTGATAAAACGGAGGTGCGTGCACCTTTCAATGGCGTCGTGGGCTTGCGCTATGTCAGCGTTGGTAGTTACATCTCTCCTACCACGCGTATTGCCAGCATTCAGAATATCTGCCCGCTAAAACTTGATTTCTCCATTCCTGAGAAGTATGCCACACTGGTGCGCAAGGGCGATAAGGTGCTCTTCAGGGTTCAAGGCATTGATAAAGTGCTGGAAGGTCAGGTCTATGCGATTGAGCCGAAAATTGACCCTGCCACGCGCACTTTGCCAATTCGTGCCATTTATCCTAACAGCGACCGACGCATCTTGCCCGGCGCTTTTGCTGAAGTAGAGCTTCTACTGCAAAATGCCGACAGTGCAGTGATGATTCCTTCTGAAGCCTTAGTGCCTGAGCTCAAAGGACAAAAGGTCTTTGTCGCCAAACAAGGCAAAGCCGTTGCTAAATCGGTGGAAATTGGTCTTCGCACCGATAGAGAAATTCAAGTTACCTCAGGCTTGTCAGACGGCGACACGGTCATCACTACAGGCATTTTGCAATTGCGCCCCGGCATGGCGGTGCAATTTGTTGAGTTCCAGTCTTTGGAAAATTCCGACTAA
- the radA gene encoding DNA repair protein RadA, translating into MSKVKTRYRCSHCGAISLRYQGRCFECGSWGTMVEETLPDDKATLRRRAAGVSASNTVMPKRLQDLETLPDARLSTGIDEFDRVLGGGLMPASVVLIGGEPGIGKSTLMLQIAPKMPTRTLLYVSAEESVHQIKSRAERLRVTSENLLLLAENELEPILEAVASLQPDILIIDSIQTIFSSVFESSPGSVSQVRECAARIMQTCKRLGVAALIIGHITKDGTIAGPKVLEHIVDTVLQFEGDSNYRYRILRTLKNRFGSTNEIGVFEMREEGLVEVPNPSEIFLSERRFGISGSSVTAALEGTRPILVEVQALVSKTHYAAPQRVSSGFDMRRLSLLLAVLEKRLGLPMWANDVFLNVAGGLRLTEPSADLAVAVAIVSSLRDLPADSTTVAIGEIGLAGELRAVPHLERRISEAKKLGFERVVIPKLSSDTGKGLEKNFGLTVQPCATLSAALEAFLS; encoded by the coding sequence ATGTCAAAAGTCAAAACCCGTTACCGCTGCTCACATTGTGGAGCGATTTCGCTGCGCTATCAAGGCAGATGCTTTGAGTGTGGCAGCTGGGGCACGATGGTGGAAGAGACGCTTCCCGACGACAAAGCCACTTTGCGACGCCGTGCGGCTGGCGTGTCTGCCTCGAATACGGTGATGCCAAAACGGCTACAAGACTTGGAGACTTTGCCAGACGCTCGCCTCTCGACGGGTATTGACGAATTTGACCGTGTCTTAGGTGGTGGTCTGATGCCTGCTTCTGTGGTGCTGATTGGCGGCGAGCCGGGCATTGGGAAGTCTACGCTGATGCTGCAAATTGCACCGAAAATGCCGACGCGCACCCTGCTTTATGTTTCCGCTGAAGAATCGGTGCACCAAATCAAAAGCCGAGCAGAACGGCTACGCGTTACTTCCGAGAACCTACTGCTGCTTGCAGAAAACGAGCTTGAGCCGATTCTCGAAGCAGTTGCCTCTCTGCAGCCCGACATTCTCATCATTGATTCCATTCAGACGATTTTTTCCTCTGTCTTTGAAAGTTCGCCCGGCAGCGTTAGTCAAGTGCGTGAGTGTGCTGCTCGCATTATGCAGACTTGCAAGCGCTTGGGCGTAGCGGCGCTCATCATTGGACATATCACCAAAGATGGCACGATTGCCGGCCCGAAAGTCTTGGAACACATTGTCGATACCGTTTTGCAGTTTGAAGGCGATAGCAACTACCGCTACCGCATTTTGCGCACACTCAAAAACCGCTTCGGCTCTACCAATGAAATTGGTGTCTTTGAAATGCGTGAAGAAGGACTGGTTGAAGTGCCCAATCCCTCCGAGATTTTTCTCTCGGAGCGACGCTTCGGCATCTCAGGCTCCTCTGTTACAGCTGCCCTTGAAGGCACACGTCCTATTTTGGTAGAAGTGCAAGCCTTGGTGTCCAAGACACACTATGCTGCGCCGCAGCGTGTCTCCAGTGGCTTTGATATGCGTCGGCTTTCTCTGCTTTTAGCGGTACTGGAAAAACGCTTGGGCTTACCGATGTGGGCAAATGATGTGTTTCTCAATGTAGCTGGCGGCTTACGGCTGACCGAGCCATCTGCCGACCTTGCCGTTGCTGTCGCTATCGTCTCAAGCCTGCGCGACCTTCCTGCCGACTCCACCACCGTTGCAATTGGTGAAATTGGCTTGGCCGGCGAGTTGCGTGCGGTGCCCCACCTTGAGCGACGCATTAGCGAAGCCAAAAAACTTGGCTTTGAGCGCGTGGTGATTCCCAAACTTTCCAGCGACACCGGTAAAGGCTTGGAGAAAAACTTTGGTCTAACCGTTCAGCCTTGCGCTACCTTGAGCGCAGCCTTAGAGGCATTTCTTTCGTAG
- a CDS encoding efflux RND transporter permease subunit produces the protein MSLSEISIRRPVLAIVMSLIIVLLGAIGFLYLGVREYPAVDPPIITVTTNYVGANADIIESQITEPLEESINGAQGIRTITSTSSDGVSSITIEFNLEVDLEAAANDVRDRVSRAVRLLPPDCDPPVVTKADANADPIMGITVQSNTRNILEVSDVARNVIKERLQTINGISEVMIWGEKRYAMRLWMDPAKLAAYGLTPLDVRAALNAENIELPSGRIEGNATELSIRTTGRLQTPEDFGELVIKQVEGRVIRFKDVGVAELGPENERSRLKRDGIPMVVVVLVPQPGANNIAIADEAMKRLEAIRKELPSDFRLDISFDTTKFIRASIREVVETIFIAFVLVTLIIFVFLRDWRSTLIPVVAIPISLIGAFFVMYLMNFSINVLTLLAIVLAIGLVVDDAIVVLENIYAKVEGGTPPIQAAVKGSKEIFFAVVSTTVVLAAVFLPVIFLQGLTGRLFREFGIVVAGSVIISAFVALTLTPMLSSRLLRKQDHSKFYYALEPFFLSLTEVYRRSLHWFLTHRWAGLGITGLALALILLLGSLIKSELAPLEDRSSIRMSVTAPEGTSFDYMNAFLDQLYEGVRQEVSSEAEGIIVVTASGRTNAAVNTGFVRLILKNPEERSRSQQEIADKLQRLANQYTAARTFVLQEQSIGGGIGRAGLPVQYVLQAPTIDKLKEFMPKFLDEARKRPEFGGVVDVNLKFNKPELQVMINREKARVLNVSVSDIAQTLQAAFSGQRFGYFIMNGKQYQVIGQMSRARRDEPIDLRSLYVRSRTGEMIQLDNLVTLVEDASPPQLYRYNRYVSATISAGLAKGYTLSDGIAAMDEIAKQVLDDSFSTALAGTSKDFAESSSSLFFAFGLALALIYLILAAQFESFRDPFIILFTVPLALSGALLSLWYFNQTLNIFSQIGIIMLIGLVTKNGILIVEFANQRKAEGLSLMDALQDAAAARFRPILMTSLSTILGFLPIALALGAGAESRVSMGIAVVGGMLLSTVLTLYVVPTIYSYLSKDTTPSLHKLEPLEAPLLAEKGSAPVA, from the coding sequence ATGAGTCTATCTGAAATTAGCATTCGCCGCCCCGTCTTAGCGATTGTGATGTCGCTGATTATTGTGCTCCTTGGGGCAATTGGATTTTTGTATTTAGGCGTGCGTGAGTATCCTGCCGTCGACCCACCGATTATCACGGTTACGACGAACTATGTCGGCGCCAATGCAGACATTATTGAATCGCAAATTACCGAGCCGCTGGAAGAGTCTATCAACGGTGCGCAAGGCATTCGCACCATTACTTCCACCAGCTCTGATGGCGTAAGCAGCATCACAATTGAGTTTAACTTGGAAGTAGATTTGGAGGCTGCTGCCAATGATGTGCGTGACCGTGTCTCCCGTGCAGTGCGGCTTTTGCCCCCTGACTGCGACCCACCTGTTGTTACCAAAGCCGATGCGAATGCCGACCCGATTATGGGGATTACGGTTCAATCCAACACGCGTAACATTCTGGAAGTCTCCGATGTTGCGCGCAATGTCATCAAAGAACGGCTGCAGACGATCAACGGCATTAGCGAAGTGATGATTTGGGGTGAGAAGCGCTATGCGATGCGCCTTTGGATGGATCCTGCCAAACTTGCCGCATATGGACTGACGCCTCTGGATGTGCGTGCTGCCTTGAACGCCGAAAACATTGAGCTACCTTCTGGCAGAATCGAGGGCAACGCCACCGAACTTAGCATTCGCACCACTGGACGCTTGCAGACACCTGAGGACTTTGGCGAACTGGTCATCAAGCAAGTTGAGGGACGCGTGATTCGTTTTAAGGACGTCGGTGTGGCAGAATTAGGTCCTGAAAATGAGCGCTCCCGCTTAAAACGCGATGGGATTCCAATGGTGGTCGTGGTGCTGGTGCCACAGCCCGGCGCCAACAATATCGCCATCGCCGACGAAGCCATGAAGCGGCTGGAAGCGATTCGAAAGGAACTGCCCAGTGACTTTCGCTTAGACATCAGCTTCGACACCACCAAGTTTATTCGCGCTTCCATTCGTGAAGTGGTCGAGACCATCTTTATTGCCTTTGTGCTGGTTACGCTTATCATCTTTGTGTTCCTACGCGATTGGCGCTCGACGCTGATTCCTGTTGTTGCGATTCCTATCTCGCTCATTGGTGCGTTCTTTGTGATGTATCTAATGAATTTCTCCATCAATGTGCTCACGCTTCTGGCGATTGTGTTAGCGATTGGTCTTGTGGTCGATGATGCCATCGTGGTGCTGGAAAATATCTATGCTAAAGTCGAGGGCGGCACCCCTCCCATTCAAGCAGCCGTAAAAGGCTCAAAGGAAATTTTCTTTGCGGTTGTCTCGACAACGGTGGTGTTAGCTGCGGTGTTCTTACCCGTGATTTTCTTGCAAGGTCTGACTGGACGCCTGTTTCGTGAGTTTGGCATTGTGGTCGCTGGATCAGTGATCATTTCCGCTTTTGTAGCACTGACGCTCACACCGATGCTAAGCAGTCGCCTACTACGCAAACAAGACCACAGCAAGTTTTACTATGCCCTTGAACCGTTCTTTCTCTCACTCACGGAAGTCTATCGGCGTTCGCTTCACTGGTTTCTGACGCATCGCTGGGCAGGGCTTGGCATCACGGGGCTTGCTCTTGCGCTCATTCTTTTGCTGGGCAGTCTCATTAAGTCAGAGCTTGCGCCACTGGAAGACCGCAGTTCTATTCGCATGTCCGTTACTGCTCCAGAGGGCACATCGTTTGATTATATGAACGCCTTTTTAGACCAACTCTACGAAGGCGTGCGTCAAGAGGTCTCCTCTGAAGCGGAAGGGATTATTGTTGTTACGGCATCAGGCAGAACGAATGCGGCGGTGAACACAGGCTTTGTTCGCCTTATTTTGAAAAATCCTGAGGAACGGTCGCGCTCACAACAGGAAATTGCTGATAAGCTGCAGCGCCTTGCCAATCAATACACCGCTGCCCGCACCTTTGTGCTTCAAGAGCAATCAATCGGTGGTGGCATCGGTCGAGCAGGCTTACCTGTTCAGTATGTTCTGCAAGCACCAACGATTGATAAGCTCAAAGAATTTATGCCGAAGTTTTTGGACGAAGCACGTAAGCGTCCAGAGTTTGGTGGCGTGGTGGATGTCAATCTCAAGTTCAACAAGCCTGAGCTGCAGGTGATGATTAACCGCGAAAAGGCACGAGTGCTCAATGTTTCAGTTTCAGACATTGCCCAAACGCTTCAAGCGGCGTTCAGTGGTCAGCGCTTTGGTTACTTCATTATGAATGGCAAGCAGTATCAAGTCATTGGGCAGATGTCGCGTGCGCGGCGCGATGAGCCTATTGACCTACGCTCGCTTTATGTGCGCAGTCGCACGGGTGAGATGATTCAGCTCGACAACCTTGTCACGCTTGTCGAAGATGCAAGCCCTCCCCAGCTCTATCGCTACAACCGCTATGTCTCGGCTACTATTTCTGCTGGCTTGGCAAAAGGCTACACGCTGAGCGATGGCATTGCCGCAATGGACGAGATTGCCAAACAGGTTCTGGACGATTCATTTAGCACAGCGCTCGCGGGCACTTCGAAAGACTTTGCTGAAAGCTCCTCGAGCCTCTTTTTTGCTTTCGGGTTAGCGTTGGCACTCATTTACCTCATTTTGGCTGCTCAGTTCGAGAGTTTCCGCGACCCCTTCATCATTCTTTTTACTGTGCCGCTTGCGCTCTCAGGTGCTTTGCTCTCGCTTTGGTATTTCAACCAAACGCTCAACATTTTTAGCCAAATCGGCATCATTATGCTGATTGGACTTGTCACGAAAAATGGTATTCTCATTGTGGAGTTTGCCAATCAACGCAAGGCAGAGGGGCTTTCGCTGATGGATGCTCTGCAAGATGCAGCAGCAGCGCGCTTCCGCCCAATTTTGATGACCAGTCTTTCCACGATTTTGGGATTTTTGCCGATTGCACTGGCACTGGGCGCCGGTGCAGAAAGCCGTGTGTCAATGGGTATTGCTGTAGTCGGCGGTATGCTGCTTTCTACGGTTCTCACGCTTTATGTCGTGCCGACGATTTACTCGTATTTGTCCAAAGACACGACGCCTTCTTTGCACAAGCTAGAACCGCTCGAAGCACCGCTGCTGGCTGAAAAAGGCTCTGCTCCAGTCGCCTAA